Proteins from a genomic interval of Chanos chanos chromosome 3, fChaCha1.1, whole genome shotgun sequence:
- the hm13 gene encoding minor histocompatibility antigen H13 isoform X2, which produces MAEVDQGSTLPTESTPVLDSLNATDSNGTDAVNGTVAKFVATPEGTALAYGSLVFMALLPIFFGALRSVSCSKSKNSSDMPETITSKDAARFPIIASCTLFGLYLFFKIFSQEYINLLLSMYFFVLGILALSHTMSPFMNKVFPANLPIKQYQLLFTQGSGESKEEIVNYEFDTKDLVCLAISSVVGVWYVLKKHWIANNLFGLAFALNGVELLHLNNVSTGCILLGGLFVYDVFWVFGTNVMVTVAKSFEAPIKLVFPQDLLERGLDASNFAMLGLGDIVIPGIFIALLLRFDVSLKKNSRTYFYTSFLAYIFGLGLTIFVMHTFKHAQPALLYLVPACVGFPVVVALVKGELTELFRYDESTLEGEASAKEEKTETDKDK; this is translated from the exons ATGGCTGAAGTCGACCAAGGATCGACTTTACCGACTGAATCGACACCGGTGCTGGACAGCTTGAACGCCACAGACAGCAACGGAACCGATGCGGTCAACGGTACCGTGGCCAAATTCGTCGCTACTCCCGAAGGCACCGCGTTGGCATATGGCAGCCTTGTGTTCATGGCATTATTGCCCATCTTCTTTGGTGCCCTCCGCTCTGTCAGCTGTTCGAAGAGCAAG AATTCCTCAGATATGCCAGAGACCATTACAAGCAAAGATGCTGCACGGTTTCCCATCATTGCCAGCTGTACTCTTTTTGGCCTCTATCTCTTCTTCAAG ATTTTCTCCCAAGAGTATATAAACCTGCTGTTATCCATGTATTTCTTCGTACTGGGGATCTTAGCCCTGTCTCACACTATGAG TCCATTCATGAATAAAGTTTTTCCTGCCAACCTTCCCATCAAACAGTATCAACTTCTCTTTACTCAAGGGTCTGGAGAAAGCAAAGAGG AAATTGTCAACTATGAGTTTGACACCAAGGACTTGGTTTGCCTGGCTATCAGCAGTGTGGTGGGAGTTTGGTATGTCCTCAAGAAG CACTGGATAGCCAATAATCTCTTTGGCTTGGCCTTTGCCCTGAATGGTGTGGAATTGCTTCACCTGAACAACGTCAGCACTGGCTGCATTTTGCTGGGGGGCCTGTTTGTGTACGACGTGTTCTGG GTTTTTGGCACCAATGTCATGGTTACTGTTGCCAAGTCCTTTGAGGCACCCATCAAAT tggtgttcCCTCAGGACTTGCTGGAGAGGGGACTGGATGCCAGTAATTTTGCCATGCTGGGACTGGGAGACATTGTCATTCCAG GGATCTTCATCGCCTTGCTGCTCCGGTTTGATGTTAG TCTGAAGAAGAACTCACGGACTTACTTCTACACCAGCTTCCTGGCTTACATCTTTGGCCTTGGACTGACCATATTTGTCATGCACACTTTCAAACACGCCCag CCTGCCTTACTGTACCTTGTCCCAGCATGTGTGGGATTCCCTGTGGTGGTTGCGCTGGTAAAAGGAGAGCTGACAGAATTGTTCAG GTATGATGAATCTACTCTTGAGGGAGAAGCCTCAGcaaaagaggagaagacagagacagataaagacaaataa
- the hm13 gene encoding minor histocompatibility antigen H13 isoform X1: MAEVDQGSTLPTESTPVLDSLNATDSNGTDAVNGTVAKFVATPEGTALAYGSLVFMALLPIFFGALRSVSCSKSKNSSDMPETITSKDAARFPIIASCTLFGLYLFFKIFSQEYINLLLSMYFFVLGILALSHTMSPFMNKVFPANLPIKQYQLLFTQGSGESKEEIVNYEFDTKDLVCLAISSVVGVWYVLKKHWIANNLFGLAFALNGVELLHLNNVSTGCILLGGLFVYDVFWVFGTNVMVTVAKSFEAPIKLVFPQDLLERGLDASNFAMLGLGDIVIPGIFIALLLRFDVSLKKNSRTYFYTSFLAYIFGLGLTIFVMHTFKHAQPALLYLVPACVGFPVVVALVKGELTELFSYESSDEVLPHTPRLTHFPTVSGSPASLANSMQSSPSSPRRRRHTPTSM; this comes from the exons ATGGCTGAAGTCGACCAAGGATCGACTTTACCGACTGAATCGACACCGGTGCTGGACAGCTTGAACGCCACAGACAGCAACGGAACCGATGCGGTCAACGGTACCGTGGCCAAATTCGTCGCTACTCCCGAAGGCACCGCGTTGGCATATGGCAGCCTTGTGTTCATGGCATTATTGCCCATCTTCTTTGGTGCCCTCCGCTCTGTCAGCTGTTCGAAGAGCAAG AATTCCTCAGATATGCCAGAGACCATTACAAGCAAAGATGCTGCACGGTTTCCCATCATTGCCAGCTGTACTCTTTTTGGCCTCTATCTCTTCTTCAAG ATTTTCTCCCAAGAGTATATAAACCTGCTGTTATCCATGTATTTCTTCGTACTGGGGATCTTAGCCCTGTCTCACACTATGAG TCCATTCATGAATAAAGTTTTTCCTGCCAACCTTCCCATCAAACAGTATCAACTTCTCTTTACTCAAGGGTCTGGAGAAAGCAAAGAGG AAATTGTCAACTATGAGTTTGACACCAAGGACTTGGTTTGCCTGGCTATCAGCAGTGTGGTGGGAGTTTGGTATGTCCTCAAGAAG CACTGGATAGCCAATAATCTCTTTGGCTTGGCCTTTGCCCTGAATGGTGTGGAATTGCTTCACCTGAACAACGTCAGCACTGGCTGCATTTTGCTGGGGGGCCTGTTTGTGTACGACGTGTTCTGG GTTTTTGGCACCAATGTCATGGTTACTGTTGCCAAGTCCTTTGAGGCACCCATCAAAT tggtgttcCCTCAGGACTTGCTGGAGAGGGGACTGGATGCCAGTAATTTTGCCATGCTGGGACTGGGAGACATTGTCATTCCAG GGATCTTCATCGCCTTGCTGCTCCGGTTTGATGTTAG TCTGAAGAAGAACTCACGGACTTACTTCTACACCAGCTTCCTGGCTTACATCTTTGGCCTTGGACTGACCATATTTGTCATGCACACTTTCAAACACGCCCag CCTGCCTTACTGTACCTTGTCCCAGCATGTGTGGGATTCCCTGTGGTGGTTGCGCTGGTAAAAGGAGAGCTGACAGAATTGTTCAG CTACGAGTCGTCGGACGAGGTGTTGCCTCACACCCCGCGCCTCACCCACTTCCCGACAGTGTCAGGCTCTCCGGCCAGTCTGGCTAACTCCATGCAGAgttccccctcctccccccgtCGACGCAGACACACCCCCACCTCCATGTAG